The Virgibacillus siamensis sequence TCTGGCACTGGAACCGGAACTGGTCATTTGCGATGAACCTGTCTCAGCGTTGGATGTTTCGATTCAGGCGCAGGTAATTAATTTAATGGAAGATTTGCAGGATGAATTTGATCTCACATATATTTTTATCGCCCATGACCTGAGCGTTGTTCACCACATCAGTGACCGTGTTGCTGTCATGTATCTGGGTGAGCTTGCCGAAATTGGCGAAGTAAATGAAGTCTACCAAAATCCGAAACACCCATATACACAGGCATTACTTTCAGCGGTTCCCGAAGCAAATCCACACCATGAAAAAAAGCAGATTATATTATCCGGTGATTTGCCTTCACCTGCAAACCCGCCCCAGGGCTGCAAGTTTCACACACGGTGCCCTTTTGCCGAGGAAATCTGCCGCACCCAGAAACCAAAACTGAAAAAAGTTTCCGAAAACGGACAAATGGCAGCGTGTCACTTTGCTAAGGAGGTGGTAGCGAAAAACACCGCCCAAATCTAAAAATGATCTGAAGGAGGATGTATGTTGAAAAATCGAAAGTTCATGTTTCTGTTATCTTTGCTCTTTACTGTAATGTTTGTACTGGCAGCATGTACACAGGATGCAGGCACCGGCTCCGGGGGAAGTGCTTCCGGTGAAAGTGGATCTTCAGATGATTCCAACGGTAAAAAAACACTGGTCTTTGGCCGTGGAGCCGATTCCATCCAATTGGATCCGTCAAAAGTTACGGATGGTGAATCAATCTATGTTACTAATCAGATTTATGACCCGCTAGTCCGGTACAAAGTGGAAGGAACCGAAGTTAAACCTGCCCTGGCAACCGAATGGGAAGTCAGTAAGGATGGACTGGTCTGGACTTTCCAGCTTCGGGAAGGTGTTAAATTCCATGATGGAACAGATTTCACAGCGGAGGATGTTGTATTCAACTTTGAACGATGGGCATCTTCAGGTGAATATATCTACTATGGCTACATGTTTGGAGCTACGAAGGATGACCTTGGAGGAATTATTGAAAAAGTTGAAGCTACAGACAAGTATGAAGTGAAAATCACCTTGTCAGAGCCTAATGCTCCATTTCTCCAGACATTAGCAATGCCGCCATTTGGTATTGCCAGTCCGGACGCCATCAAAAAATATGGTGAAGACTACTTTAAGAACCCTGTCGGAACCGGTCCATTTGTCTTTAAAGAGTGGATTCCGGATGACAAAATCACCCTAACGAAAAATAAGGATTACTTTGGAAAAGTCGCAAACGTAGACAAAGTCATTTTCCGCACTATTCCGGATAACGGCGCTCGTTTTCTGGAGCTTCAGGCAGGATCAATTGACCTGATGACAGGGCTGAACCCGCAGGATATTCAAACAGCGGAAAATGATGAGAATCTGAAAATCATCCGCCGACCATCGATGAACATCAGCTATATGGCAATGAATATGAGTAAAGATGGCCCAATGTCAAAGAAAAAAGTACGTCAAGCGATTAACTGGGCTATTGACAAAAAAGAACTGATGACACTATTTGAAGGTATTGGCAAGCCTGCCAAAAACCCAATTCCGCCGTCACTCTGGGGTTACAATGATGAAATAGAAGATTACGGATACGATGTGGAAAAAGCTAAAACACTGCTTGCTGAAGCTGGATATCCGGACGGGTTTGATACAACTTTGTATATCATGGCAAACCCGCGACCCTATTTACCGCAGCCAAAACTGACTGCACAGGCCATTCAGCAAATGCTGAAGAAGGTTAATATTAACGTAAAGATAATTGAAAATGACTGGGATACGCATTTAGCAGTAACCGAGGATGGAAAACATGACATGGCATTTTTGGGATGGACCGGTGATAACGGTGACCCGGACAACTTCCTTTATGTATTACTTGATAAGGATAATGCCAAGAAAGGATCTGCGGGTAATATTGCATTTTATAAAAGTGATGAGGTCCATGACTTGCTAAAGGCAGCACAAACGGAAATGGATCAGGAAAAGCGGGTTGAATATTACATGAAAGCACAAGAAATCATACATGAAGATGCACCATGGTTCCCGATTGCACACACAACACCACCGCTCGCGGCAAGCAAGAAGGTTGTAAACTATACACCACATCCTACCGGAAGTGAACCATTCAACCTTCTGGATATTAAAGAATAAAAAACAAAACAGGAACATTCCCGGGGATTCACGCAACAATCTCCGGGAAATGGCTTCCTTGAATTTTACATAATAGACGGGAGGTACACTGATGCTTCAATATATTGTAAAACGAATACTGATGCTTATCCCCGTGCTGCTTGGTGTGTC is a genomic window containing:
- a CDS encoding ABC transporter substrate-binding protein; the encoded protein is MLKNRKFMFLLSLLFTVMFVLAACTQDAGTGSGGSASGESGSSDDSNGKKTLVFGRGADSIQLDPSKVTDGESIYVTNQIYDPLVRYKVEGTEVKPALATEWEVSKDGLVWTFQLREGVKFHDGTDFTAEDVVFNFERWASSGEYIYYGYMFGATKDDLGGIIEKVEATDKYEVKITLSEPNAPFLQTLAMPPFGIASPDAIKKYGEDYFKNPVGTGPFVFKEWIPDDKITLTKNKDYFGKVANVDKVIFRTIPDNGARFLELQAGSIDLMTGLNPQDIQTAENDENLKIIRRPSMNISYMAMNMSKDGPMSKKKVRQAINWAIDKKELMTLFEGIGKPAKNPIPPSLWGYNDEIEDYGYDVEKAKTLLAEAGYPDGFDTTLYIMANPRPYLPQPKLTAQAIQQMLKKVNINVKIIENDWDTHLAVTEDGKHDMAFLGWTGDNGDPDNFLYVLLDKDNAKKGSAGNIAFYKSDEVHDLLKAAQTEMDQEKRVEYYMKAQEIIHEDAPWFPIAHTTPPLAASKKVVNYTPHPTGSEPFNLLDIKE